One Nocardioides aromaticivorans genomic window carries:
- a CDS encoding DUF3093 domain-containing protein, with amino-acid sequence MTSSAPAYTERLRVPLRWWAQGTMFIATFWLAMVVALDAKAPLLPWIITGILLALLALFLRSYGDARLVVADGWFRAGRARIEVVHLGPAEALDDDATRHVSGPGADARAFLVLRPYLKQSVKVEITDPADPAPYWLVSSRHPQALAGAINAARGTQE; translated from the coding sequence GTGACATCGAGTGCACCGGCCTACACCGAGCGCCTGCGCGTCCCGTTGCGCTGGTGGGCCCAGGGCACCATGTTCATCGCGACCTTCTGGCTGGCCATGGTCGTCGCGCTCGACGCCAAGGCGCCGCTGCTGCCGTGGATCATCACCGGCATCCTGCTGGCCCTGCTCGCCCTCTTCCTGCGGTCGTACGGCGACGCGCGGCTCGTCGTGGCCGACGGCTGGTTCCGCGCCGGGCGGGCCCGGATCGAGGTCGTCCACCTCGGCCCGGCCGAGGCGCTGGACGACGACGCCACCCGGCACGTCTCGGGCCCGGGTGCGGACGCCCGGGCGTTCCTCGTGCTGCGGCCCTACCTGAAGCAGTCGGTCAAGGTCGAGATCACCGACCCGGCCGACCCGGCGCCGTACTGGCTGGTGAGCTCGCGGCACCCGCAGGCGCTGGCGGGCGCGATCAACGCGGCACGCGGTACGCAGGAGTAG
- a CDS encoding OB-fold nucleic acid binding domain-containing protein, which translates to MGTKSRLRRTISKWANNDEADARDLRRTFTREGVVCIGDAPDRAPVRLRGTLRTVTLRPRGGVPALEAELYDGTGTVTVIWLGRRRIAGIGPGRAIEVSGRIGTHEATRILYNPRYELL; encoded by the coding sequence ATGGGCACCAAGAGCCGCCTCCGGCGGACCATCAGCAAGTGGGCGAACAACGACGAGGCCGACGCCCGCGACCTGCGCAGGACGTTCACCCGCGAGGGCGTCGTCTGCATCGGTGACGCGCCCGACCGCGCCCCGGTGCGGCTGCGCGGCACCCTGCGCACGGTGACCCTGCGTCCCCGCGGCGGCGTACCGGCCCTGGAGGCGGAGCTGTACGACGGCACGGGCACGGTCACCGTGATCTGGCTCGGCCGGCGGCGCATCGCCGGCATCGGCCCGGGGCGTGCGATCGAGGTCAGCGGGCGGATCGGCACCCACGAGGCGACCCGCATCCTCTACAACCCCCGCTACGAGCTGCTGTGA
- a CDS encoding class I SAM-dependent RNA methyltransferase, protein MSRQSGRRPRARKARGASAVGRRFEAEVGPVAHGGHFVARVPAGADGEERVVFVRHALPGERVVLEVTDGTDGDRFWRADAVEVLTPSPDRVTAPCPYAGPGLCGGCDFQHVDLAAQCRLKADVVREQLRRVARLDVEVVVEAVPGDEAGLHWRTRQRYVPLADGRRGMRKHRSHEVVEVDECLLEAPAGPSYDVEGRAFEVADGGFWQVHPGAPSALVRAVLEALRPQPGESVLDLYAGVGLFSRFLLEAVGPEGRVAAVEADPAASALSATNCPGLLARPGDVAEVLAGGLPGAWDTADLVVLDPPRAGAKRAVVEQVVARSPRAVAYVACDPGALARDVAIFAEHGYRLASLRAFDLFPMTHHVECVALLERQPA, encoded by the coding sequence GTGAGCCGCCAGTCCGGCCGACGTCCCCGCGCCCGGAAGGCTCGAGGCGCGTCGGCGGTCGGGCGCCGCTTCGAGGCTGAGGTCGGACCGGTCGCCCACGGCGGCCACTTCGTCGCCCGCGTGCCCGCCGGCGCCGACGGCGAGGAGCGGGTCGTCTTCGTGCGGCACGCGCTGCCCGGCGAGCGGGTGGTCCTGGAGGTCACCGACGGCACCGACGGCGACCGCTTCTGGCGCGCCGACGCCGTCGAGGTCCTCACTCCGTCGCCGGACCGCGTCACCGCGCCCTGCCCGTACGCCGGCCCGGGGCTCTGCGGCGGCTGCGACTTCCAGCACGTCGACCTCGCCGCCCAGTGCCGGCTGAAGGCCGACGTCGTCCGCGAGCAGCTGCGTCGCGTCGCCAGGCTCGATGTCGAGGTGGTCGTCGAGGCCGTGCCCGGCGACGAGGCCGGCCTGCACTGGCGCACCCGCCAGCGCTACGTCCCGCTCGCCGATGGCCGCCGGGGGATGCGCAAGCACCGCTCGCACGAGGTGGTCGAGGTCGACGAGTGCCTGCTGGAGGCGCCCGCCGGACCGTCGTACGACGTGGAGGGGCGGGCCTTCGAGGTCGCCGACGGTGGCTTCTGGCAGGTCCACCCGGGGGCGCCGTCCGCGCTGGTCCGTGCCGTGCTCGAGGCCCTGCGCCCCCAGCCGGGGGAGTCGGTCCTCGACCTGTACGCCGGCGTCGGTCTCTTCAGCCGCTTCCTGCTGGAGGCCGTCGGCCCGGAGGGCCGGGTCGCGGCCGTGGAGGCCGACCCCGCCGCGTCAGCCCTGTCGGCGACGAACTGCCCGGGCCTGCTGGCCCGGCCGGGTGATGTCGCCGAGGTGCTCGCCGGCGGCCTGCCCGGGGCGTGGGACACCGCGGACCTGGTGGTGCTGGACCCGCCCCGCGCCGGCGCGAAACGCGCCGTCGTGGAGCAGGTCGTCGCCCGCTCTCCCCGAGCCGTCGCCTATGTCGCCTGCGACCCCGGTGCGTTGGCCCGCGACGTGGCGATCTTCGCCGAGCACGGCTACCGGCTGGCCTCGCTGCGTGCGTTCGACCTGTTCCCGATGACCCACCACGTCGAGTGCGTGGCGTTGCTGGAGCGGCAGCCGGCCTAA
- a CDS encoding dihydrofolate reductase family protein, which produces MRTLIYTAFVSVDGVVQAPAPEPDYRNGGWTFQGIDFREEVYELKGREQEEAGALMLGRVSYQAFAPVWPKMTEEFPKYNAMPKYVVSTTLKEDDLVDNWGETTILRSFDDVAALKETDGAPISIHGSASLARGLADAGLLDRYHLLVFPWVLGAGKRMWSETDKDRQKLELVESEAYANGVQKLCYSVVR; this is translated from the coding sequence ATGCGCACCCTGATCTACACCGCCTTCGTCTCCGTCGACGGCGTCGTCCAGGCCCCCGCCCCCGAGCCCGACTACCGCAACGGCGGCTGGACCTTCCAGGGCATCGACTTCCGTGAGGAGGTCTACGAGCTCAAGGGACGCGAGCAGGAGGAGGCCGGTGCCCTGATGCTCGGCCGGGTCAGCTACCAGGCCTTCGCGCCGGTCTGGCCGAAGATGACCGAGGAGTTCCCGAAGTACAACGCGATGCCCAAGTACGTCGTGTCGACCACCCTCAAGGAGGACGACCTCGTCGACAACTGGGGTGAGACGACCATCCTGCGCTCCTTCGACGACGTCGCCGCCCTCAAGGAGACCGACGGTGCCCCGATCTCGATCCACGGCTCCGCCAGCCTCGCCCGCGGCCTCGCCGACGCCGGCCTGCTCGACCGCTACCACCTGCTGGTCTTCCCGTGGGTCCTCGGCGCCGGCAAGCGGATGTGGAGCGAGACCGACAAGGACCGCCAGAAGCTGGAGCTGGTCGAGTCCGAGGCGTACGCCAACGGGGTGCAGAAGCTCTGCTACTCGGTGGTGCGCTGA
- a CDS encoding potassium channel family protein — MHVVIMGCGRVGSTLARSLEDRNHTVSIIDTEPDAFRRLGPGFNGDKIPGMGFDQEVLEKAGIRRADAFAAVSSGDNSNIIAARVARETFGIQQVVARIYDPGRAEVYQRLGITTVATVKWTADQVLRRILPAGAEPDFRDPSGTIRVDHIPAPEVWVGASVGQLQEQGRCRVAWIDRLGEGMLPDRDSVIQEGDMLHLVTREQIADLAYEVLGRGPEHSD, encoded by the coding sequence GTGCACGTCGTGATCATGGGATGCGGCCGGGTCGGATCGACCTTGGCGCGCAGCCTCGAGGACCGCAACCACACCGTGTCGATCATCGACACCGAGCCCGACGCCTTCCGGCGGCTCGGTCCGGGCTTCAACGGGGACAAGATCCCCGGCATGGGCTTCGACCAGGAGGTCCTGGAGAAGGCCGGCATCCGGCGCGCCGACGCGTTCGCCGCCGTGTCCAGCGGCGACAACTCCAACATCATCGCCGCGCGCGTGGCCCGTGAGACCTTCGGGATCCAGCAGGTCGTCGCCCGGATCTACGACCCCGGCCGCGCCGAGGTCTACCAGCGGCTCGGCATCACCACGGTCGCGACGGTCAAGTGGACGGCCGACCAGGTGCTGCGCCGGATCCTCCCGGCCGGCGCCGAGCCGGACTTCCGCGACCCGTCCGGCACCATCCGGGTCGACCACATCCCCGCCCCCGAGGTGTGGGTGGGCGCGAGCGTGGGCCAGCTGCAGGAGCAGGGCCGCTGCCGGGTCGCGTGGATCGACCGGCTGGGCGAGGGCATGCTGCCCGACCGCGACAGCGTCATCCAGGAGGGCGACATGCTCCACCTGGTGACCCGCGAGCAGATCGCCGATCTCGCCTACGAGGTGCTCGGGCGCGGCCCCGAGCACTCCGACTGA
- a CDS encoding DUF4235 domain-containing protein, whose amino-acid sequence MAKDSSKVWSAFSLVSALGSAAVAKKALDGGWKAATGKQPPANPADPDVDFWEAVAWAAASGTFVALAKMFAQRRAAGYYLKSTGELPPGLRKDV is encoded by the coding sequence ATGGCAAAGGACAGCTCCAAGGTCTGGTCGGCGTTCTCGCTCGTGTCGGCCCTCGGCTCGGCAGCGGTGGCGAAGAAGGCTCTCGACGGCGGCTGGAAGGCCGCGACCGGCAAGCAGCCCCCGGCCAACCCGGCGGACCCGGACGTCGACTTCTGGGAGGCGGTCGCCTGGGCGGCGGCCAGCGGCACGTTCGTCGCGCTGGCGAAGATGTTCGCCCAGCGGAGGGCGGCGGGCTACTACCTCAAGTCGACCGGTGAGCTGCCGCCGGGGTTGCGCAAGGACGTCTGA
- a CDS encoding DUF3710 domain-containing protein produces MRLRRKGVTTDESVVDDTTDEAPTRPAAEAATGPYDVDELPDDGLARLDLGSLLVAPLPDRELRVQVDEKSGEVRAVLLATDAGALELRAFAAPRNGDLWSDIRPQIAADAARRGGTATEREGKFGTELVCEVRMTRPDGQTGTQTSRVIGVNGPRWLLRATFLGEPAREPEAAQEWEAAIEQLAVRRGAHAMPVGEQLPLSLPDGAQSKAVPAS; encoded by the coding sequence GTGAGGTTGCGGCGCAAGGGGGTCACCACGGACGAGTCCGTGGTGGACGACACGACCGACGAGGCACCCACCCGTCCGGCCGCCGAGGCGGCCACCGGTCCCTACGACGTCGACGAGCTGCCCGACGACGGACTGGCCCGGCTGGACCTGGGATCGCTGCTGGTCGCGCCGCTGCCGGACCGCGAGCTGCGGGTCCAGGTGGACGAGAAGTCCGGCGAGGTCCGGGCGGTGCTGCTGGCGACCGACGCCGGCGCCCTCGAGCTGCGCGCCTTCGCGGCGCCCCGCAACGGTGACCTCTGGAGCGACATCCGTCCGCAGATCGCCGCCGACGCCGCCCGCCGCGGCGGCACGGCGACCGAGCGCGAGGGCAAGTTCGGCACCGAGCTGGTCTGCGAGGTGCGGATGACCCGCCCCGACGGCCAGACCGGCACCCAGACCTCGCGCGTGATCGGTGTCAACGGCCCGCGCTGGCTGCTGCGGGCCACCTTCCTGGGGGAGCCGGCCCGCGAGCCGGAGGCCGCCCAGGAGTGGGAGGCCGCGATCGAGCAGCTGGCCGTGCGCCGCGGCGCGCATGCGATGCCGGTGGGCGAGCAGCTCCCGCTGTCGCTGCCCGACGGCGCGCAGTCGAAGGCCGTCCCCGCGAGCTGA
- a CDS encoding potassium channel family protein, with protein sequence MRVAIAGAGAVGRSIARELIENGHEVLLIDKSPSSIRPERVPDAEWLLADSCELSSLEEARLDKCDVVIAATGDDKANLVTSLLAKTEFGVPRTVGRVNHPNNEWLFTEAWGVDVNVSTPRIMSALVEEAVSVGDLVRLFTFRKGNANLVEMVLPADSPYVGKASGLIPLPENCALVSILRDGQVYVPTPEQPVESGDELLFVVPAEAEDELERLLAPGSHPSK encoded by the coding sequence ATGCGTGTCGCCATCGCCGGAGCCGGCGCCGTGGGTCGCTCGATCGCCCGCGAGCTGATCGAGAACGGCCACGAGGTCCTGCTCATCGACAAGTCCCCCAGCTCGATCCGTCCCGAGCGGGTCCCCGACGCGGAGTGGCTGCTGGCCGACTCCTGCGAGCTCTCGTCCCTCGAGGAGGCCCGGCTCGACAAGTGCGACGTCGTGATCGCCGCGACCGGTGACGACAAGGCCAACCTGGTGACCTCGCTGCTCGCCAAGACCGAGTTCGGCGTGCCGCGGACGGTCGGCCGCGTCAACCACCCCAACAACGAGTGGCTGTTCACCGAGGCGTGGGGCGTCGACGTCAACGTGTCGACCCCGCGCATCATGTCGGCGCTGGTCGAGGAGGCCGTGAGCGTCGGCGACCTCGTGCGGCTGTTCACCTTCCGCAAGGGCAACGCCAACCTGGTCGAGATGGTGCTGCCGGCCGACTCCCCCTACGTCGGCAAGGCGTCCGGCCTGATCCCGCTGCCGGAGAACTGCGCGCTCGTGTCCATCCTGCGCGACGGCCAGGTCTACGTGCCGACCCCGGAGCAGCCGGTCGAGTCGGGCGACGAGCTGCTGTTCGTCGTACCAGCGGAGGCCGAGGACGAGCTCGAGCGCCTGCTCGCACCGGGCTCGCACCCGAGCAAGTAG
- a CDS encoding excisionase family DNA-binding protein — translation MEVNVAEAARRLGVNDSRVRQLLRAGELRGRRLGNSWLIPAEEVARRERSERRPGRPLAPKRAWAVLDLLDGGRAAWLSDPARSQVRRYLADLQVPGPDGWWAALRGRSRVLDVVAHPAAIDRLRRVDGLQQAGPAAVVGRGFDVVDLADPVPELYVAAEVWPDLARSLALREGAEPNLRIRIPREVWPFADAGSSGGVVSDAVLAADLLESDEPRAVAAGVARLDELLDAWLRERAR, via the coding sequence GTGGAGGTCAACGTGGCGGAGGCGGCGCGCCGGCTCGGGGTCAACGACTCGCGGGTGCGGCAGCTCCTTCGTGCAGGCGAGCTGCGCGGACGCCGCCTCGGCAACTCCTGGCTCATCCCGGCCGAGGAGGTGGCGCGCCGGGAGCGGAGCGAGCGGCGTCCCGGCCGTCCCCTCGCGCCGAAGCGTGCATGGGCCGTGCTCGACCTCCTCGATGGTGGGCGGGCTGCATGGCTCTCGGACCCCGCGCGGTCGCAGGTACGCCGCTATCTCGCCGACCTCCAGGTCCCCGGCCCCGACGGATGGTGGGCGGCGCTCCGGGGACGGAGCCGTGTCCTGGACGTCGTGGCCCACCCGGCGGCCATCGACCGGCTGCGCCGCGTCGACGGCCTCCAGCAGGCCGGGCCCGCTGCGGTGGTCGGACGGGGGTTCGACGTCGTCGATCTCGCCGATCCGGTCCCGGAGCTCTACGTCGCCGCCGAGGTGTGGCCCGACCTCGCCCGCTCGCTCGCGCTGCGCGAGGGCGCTGAACCGAACCTGCGGATCCGGATTCCCCGCGAGGTCTGGCCGTTCGCCGACGCAGGCTCATCCGGTGGAGTCGTGAGCGACGCCGTGCTGGCGGCGGACCTCCTCGAGTCGGACGAGCCTCGTGCGGTCGCTGCCGGCGTGGCTCGTCTCGACGAGCTGCTGGATGCGTGGCTCCGCGAACGGGCCCGCTGA
- a CDS encoding DUF3159 domain-containing protein has protein sequence MSGVDESGEHHHEHTLSRTAGQEIGVATVEALVRHQLAAALGGRRGMVEAAVPGLIFTAVWLPTDNLRWALIASLGVAGVALVLRLAQRSSVQYVFNAIFGIGIGWVFVQWAESSGATEDEKKLAFFLPGILISLAYTVVLGGSCLVGWPALGFMLGAVAEDPVGWHDNPQVVQLCNRLTWVMLLPGAIGVLIQGPIWLMGDRGTISADLAVTLIFALRTVLGWILRIASWSAMIWLLARNATPLEPEPDAA, from the coding sequence GTGAGCGGCGTGGACGAGTCCGGCGAGCACCACCACGAGCACACCCTCTCCCGCACCGCCGGCCAGGAGATCGGTGTCGCCACCGTCGAGGCGCTGGTGCGCCACCAGCTGGCCGCGGCCCTGGGCGGGCGGCGCGGGATGGTCGAGGCGGCGGTGCCCGGCCTCATCTTCACGGCCGTGTGGCTGCCGACCGACAACCTGCGCTGGGCGCTGATCGCCAGCCTCGGCGTCGCCGGCGTCGCCCTGGTGCTGCGCCTGGCCCAGCGCAGCTCGGTCCAGTACGTCTTCAACGCGATCTTCGGCATCGGCATCGGGTGGGTCTTCGTCCAGTGGGCCGAGAGCTCCGGAGCCACCGAGGACGAGAAGAAGCTGGCCTTCTTCCTCCCCGGGATCCTGATCAGCCTCGCCTACACGGTGGTGCTGGGCGGGTCCTGCCTCGTCGGCTGGCCCGCGCTCGGGTTCATGCTCGGCGCCGTCGCCGAGGACCCCGTCGGGTGGCACGACAACCCGCAGGTCGTCCAGCTGTGCAACCGTCTGACCTGGGTGATGCTGCTGCCGGGCGCGATCGGGGTGCTGATCCAGGGGCCGATCTGGCTGATGGGCGATCGCGGGACGATCAGCGCCGACCTCGCGGTGACCCTGATCTTCGCGCTGCGCACGGTCCTCGGGTGGATCCTGCGGATCGCGTCCTGGTCGGCGATGATCTGGCTGCTCGCGCGCAACGCGACGCCGCTGGAGCCGGAGCCCGACGCGGCCTGA
- the dut gene encoding dUTP diphosphatase produces MPTDLEIAVQQLDPDLPLPAYAHPGDAGADLVSTVDVTLAPGERALVPTGIAIALPDGYVALVHPRSGLAARHGLSIVNTPGTVDAGYRGEIKVLLINHDPAETIALRRGDRIAQLVIQRYERAAFVAVDTLPDSVRGGGGYGSTGGFGGT; encoded by the coding sequence GTGCCGACCGACCTCGAGATCGCCGTCCAGCAGCTCGACCCCGACCTGCCGCTCCCGGCCTACGCCCACCCGGGCGACGCGGGCGCGGACCTGGTGTCCACCGTCGACGTGACCCTCGCCCCCGGCGAGCGGGCCCTGGTGCCGACCGGGATCGCCATCGCGCTTCCCGACGGGTACGTCGCCCTGGTGCATCCGCGCTCCGGCCTGGCCGCGCGCCACGGGTTGTCGATCGTGAACACCCCGGGCACCGTGGACGCGGGCTACCGTGGAGAGATCAAGGTGCTGCTCATCAACCACGACCCGGCCGAGACGATCGCGCTCCGGCGCGGCGACCGGATCGCGCAGCTGGTGATCCAGCGCTACGAGCGGGCCGCGTTCGTGGCGGTCGACACCCTTCCGGACAGCGTCCGTGGGGGCGGCGGCTACGGTTCTACCGGTGGGTTCGGAGGAACCTGA
- a CDS encoding inositol monophosphatase family protein — translation MSRPSPEDLLQLALATADEAAALVRRHAAGTIEVAATKSSDIDVVTAADRASEELIRARILAARPDDAFLGEEGDDIEGSSGVRWIVDPIDGTVNFLYGIPEYAVSIAAELDGEVVAGVVADVAKQEVYAGCRGGVPTRDGVPLAVRGPAPLAHRLVATGFSYSSDMRAIQAAAVARLLPEVRDIRRSGSCAIDLCRVASGTLDGYVEEGVNLWDHAAAGLIARLAGARLELATGAGGRTAVVCGPDHGFEELLSAVRTAGLVRE, via the coding sequence GTGAGCCGGCCGTCTCCCGAGGACCTGCTGCAGCTCGCCCTCGCGACGGCCGACGAGGCCGCCGCGCTGGTCCGCCGGCACGCCGCCGGCACGATCGAGGTGGCCGCGACGAAGTCCAGTGACATCGACGTCGTCACCGCCGCCGACAGGGCGTCCGAGGAGCTGATCCGCGCCCGCATCCTCGCCGCCCGGCCGGACGACGCCTTCCTCGGCGAGGAGGGCGACGACATCGAGGGCAGCTCGGGCGTGCGCTGGATCGTCGACCCGATCGACGGCACCGTGAACTTTCTCTACGGCATCCCCGAGTACGCCGTCTCCATCGCCGCCGAGCTCGACGGCGAGGTCGTCGCCGGCGTCGTCGCCGACGTCGCCAAGCAGGAGGTGTACGCCGGCTGCCGCGGGGGAGTGCCGACCCGCGACGGCGTCCCGCTGGCCGTGCGCGGACCGGCCCCGCTGGCCCACCGGCTGGTCGCCACGGGGTTCAGCTACTCCAGCGACATGCGGGCGATCCAGGCGGCCGCGGTCGCCCGGCTGCTGCCCGAGGTGCGCGACATCCGTCGCTCCGGGTCCTGCGCGATCGACCTGTGCCGGGTGGCCTCCGGCACCCTCGACGGGTACGTCGAGGAGGGGGTCAACCTCTGGGACCACGCCGCCGCGGGGCTGATCGCCCGGCTGGCCGGCGCGCGCCTCGAGCTGGCCACCGGAGCGGGTGGCCGGACGGCCGTCGTGTGTGGCCCGGATCACGGCTTCGAGGAGCTCCTGTCCGCCGTACGGACAGCAGGCCTGGTGCGGGAATAG
- a CDS encoding DUF4193 domain-containing protein codes for MATDYDAPRKNEDEQSEESIEELKARRHDKNSGKVDEDETEAAESFELPGADLSHEELAVEVKPKQDDEFTCMSCFLVHHRSQLADSKKMICFDCA; via the coding sequence ATGGCGACTGACTACGACGCACCGCGCAAGAACGAGGACGAGCAGTCCGAGGAGAGCATCGAAGAGCTCAAGGCTCGCCGCCACGACAAGAACTCGGGCAAGGTCGACGAGGACGAGACGGAGGCCGCCGAGTCGTTCGAGCTGCCCGGCGCCGACCTCTCGCACGAGGAGCTCGCCGTCGAGGTGAAGCCCAAGCAGGATGACGAGTTCACCTGCATGAGCTGCTTCCTCGTGCACCACCGGAGCCAGCTCGCTGACTCCAAGAAGATGATCTGCTTCGACTGCGCCTGA
- a CDS encoding APC family permease, whose translation MGVGDVSKRILLGRKLRSAQLGETLLPKRIALPVFASDALSSVAYAPDEVFIMLGIAGASAYAWSWKIGLAVALVMFTVVASYRQTVHAYPSGGGDYEVATVNLGRTAGVTVASALLVDYVLTVAVSISNAAQYAASAIPDLIGHEVLVATIAVVLLTAMNLRGVRESGSFFAVPTYLFMVAILGMCAYGFVLMLNGSLPDAESAELHIRPEEGWEGPLNQIALVFLLARAFSSGCAALTGVEAISNGVPAFKRPKSKNAATTLLLLGLIAVSMMMSIIVLANQMAIRFVDPHKLEQLRTAGGDAVADDYQQHPVISQIANGVFQDFSPGFYFVITVTGIILVLAANTAFNGFPVLGSILARDGFAPRALGSRGDRLAYSNGIVFLAVMAIVLIILFDAQTTKLIQLYIVGVFVSFNLSQLGMIRHWSRHLATEKDPGERRRMQRARAINTFGLGLTSVVLVIVLITKFLAGAWITILAMGFFFLLMQAIKKHYDRVSEELAADETDKALPTRVHAIVLVSKLHKPTLRALAFAKATRPNALEGVYVSVDDKETAKLLEEWDDRNTGIPLKVLHSPYREIIRPIVEYATAIRQANPRGVVAVYIPEYVVGRWWEQLLHNQTALRLKGRLLFTPGVMVTSVPYQLRSSELAVEREEREEHRVRPGDLRRGRVEDERDRQITR comes from the coding sequence GTGGGTGTCGGTGACGTCTCGAAGCGGATCCTCCTCGGGCGCAAGCTTCGCAGCGCACAGCTGGGGGAGACGCTGCTCCCCAAGCGGATTGCGCTTCCAGTGTTCGCCAGCGACGCGCTCTCGTCCGTGGCCTATGCGCCGGACGAGGTCTTCATCATGCTCGGCATCGCCGGGGCGAGCGCCTACGCGTGGTCCTGGAAGATCGGCCTCGCCGTCGCGCTGGTGATGTTCACGGTCGTCGCGTCGTACCGGCAGACCGTCCACGCCTATCCCTCGGGCGGCGGCGACTACGAGGTCGCGACCGTCAACCTCGGCCGGACCGCGGGCGTCACCGTCGCCAGCGCGCTGCTGGTGGACTACGTGCTCACGGTGGCGGTGTCGATCTCCAATGCCGCGCAGTACGCCGCGAGCGCGATCCCCGACCTGATCGGGCACGAGGTCCTCGTCGCCACGATCGCGGTGGTGCTGCTGACCGCGATGAACCTGCGGGGCGTGCGCGAGTCGGGCTCCTTCTTCGCGGTGCCGACGTACCTCTTCATGGTCGCGATCCTCGGCATGTGCGCCTACGGCTTCGTGCTCATGCTGAACGGCAGCCTGCCCGACGCGGAGAGCGCCGAGCTCCACATCCGGCCGGAGGAGGGCTGGGAGGGCCCGCTGAACCAGATCGCCCTGGTCTTCCTCCTCGCCCGCGCGTTCTCGTCGGGCTGTGCCGCGCTCACCGGCGTCGAGGCCATCTCGAACGGCGTCCCGGCGTTCAAGCGCCCCAAGAGCAAGAACGCCGCCACGACGCTGCTGCTGCTCGGACTGATCGCGGTCAGCATGATGATGAGCATCATCGTCCTCGCCAACCAGATGGCGATCCGGTTCGTCGACCCGCACAAGCTGGAGCAGCTGCGGACCGCGGGCGGGGACGCGGTCGCCGACGACTACCAGCAGCACCCGGTCATCTCCCAGATCGCCAACGGCGTCTTCCAGGACTTCTCGCCGGGCTTCTACTTCGTCATCACGGTCACCGGCATCATCCTCGTCCTGGCCGCCAACACGGCCTTCAACGGCTTCCCGGTCCTCGGCTCGATCCTCGCCCGTGACGGGTTCGCGCCGCGGGCGCTCGGGTCGCGCGGCGACCGGCTCGCCTACAGCAACGGCATCGTGTTCCTCGCCGTGATGGCGATCGTGCTGATCATCCTGTTCGACGCCCAGACCACGAAGCTGATCCAGCTCTACATCGTCGGCGTCTTCGTCTCCTTCAACCTCAGCCAGCTCGGCATGATCCGGCACTGGAGCCGGCACCTGGCGACCGAGAAGGACCCGGGTGAGCGACGCCGCATGCAGCGTGCGCGGGCGATCAACACCTTCGGGCTCGGCCTGACCTCCGTCGTGCTGGTGATCGTGCTGATCACCAAGTTCCTCGCCGGCGCGTGGATCACGATCCTCGCGATGGGCTTCTTCTTCCTGCTGATGCAGGCGATCAAGAAGCACTACGACCGGGTCTCGGAGGAGCTCGCCGCCGACGAGACGGACAAGGCGCTGCCGACCCGGGTGCACGCGATCGTGCTGGTCTCCAAGCTGCACAAGCCGACCCTGCGCGCGCTCGCCTTCGCGAAGGCGACCCGGCCGAACGCGCTGGAGGGCGTCTACGTCTCGGTCGACGACAAGGAGACGGCCAAGCTGCTGGAGGAGTGGGACGACCGCAACACCGGCATCCCGCTCAAGGTGCTCCACTCGCCGTACCGCGAGATCATCCGGCCGATCGTCGAGTACGCCACGGCGATCCGCCAGGCCAACCCGCGCGGCGTCGTCGCGGTCTACATCCCCGAGTACGTCGTCGGCCGCTGGTGGGAGCAGCTGCTCCACAACCAGACCGCCCTGCGGCTCAAGGGCCGCCTGCTCTTCACGCCGGGCGTCATGGTCACCTCGGTGCCCTACCAGCTGCGGTCCTCCGAGCTCGCCGTCGAGCGCGAGGAGCGCGAGGAGCACCGGGTGCGGCCCGGCGACCTGCGCCGGGGCCGGGTCGAGGACGAGCGCGACCGGCAGATCACCCGGTGA